One genomic segment of Mycolicibacterium psychrotolerans includes these proteins:
- a CDS encoding MPT63 family protein, whose product MKIKPALVAGTVAAAAAVSMTGAPFASADPEVKYLGQPGELVNGNVVQHWTVTGLKPSTDMIPYQPVGTLWEATATDEAISGSATPIVSNLNARARNGDTYRVLFGVATPQGVNPSTLVQGEKTTGKIYFDVTGEKPDSVFYSTGGPDPMLLWVEAPPAPPSGSTGARTPAYTGSSPAASGTAQTTSPETSTTPTPGAAPASAAPAPTAAPVPAGSAGTPLPEGSSGTPIPAGSAGTPLPEAAAAAAPASPAPVPAAVAPAPQGSSGTPLPAGSSGTPAAEQAPATTTVVVPPPA is encoded by the coding sequence GTGAAAATCAAGCCCGCTCTGGTCGCCGGGACCGTCGCTGCCGCGGCCGCCGTCAGCATGACCGGTGCGCCGTTTGCCTCGGCCGATCCAGAGGTCAAGTACCTCGGACAGCCGGGGGAACTCGTCAACGGCAATGTCGTACAGCACTGGACCGTCACCGGCCTGAAGCCGAGCACCGACATGATCCCGTACCAGCCCGTCGGCACGCTGTGGGAGGCCACCGCCACCGACGAGGCCATCTCCGGTTCGGCGACCCCCATCGTCTCGAATCTCAACGCACGCGCCCGTAACGGCGACACCTACCGGGTGCTGTTCGGCGTCGCGACCCCGCAGGGCGTGAACCCGTCAACCCTGGTTCAGGGCGAGAAGACCACCGGCAAGATCTATTTCGACGTGACCGGCGAGAAGCCCGACAGCGTGTTCTACTCCACCGGCGGGCCCGACCCGATGCTGCTGTGGGTGGAGGCACCGCCCGCTCCCCCGAGCGGGTCGACCGGGGCCCGCACTCCCGCATACACCGGTTCGTCGCCCGCAGCGTCCGGCACGGCCCAGACCACCTCTCCGGAGACGTCGACGACACCCACGCCGGGTGCCGCGCCGGCCTCCGCCGCCCCCGCTCCGACGGCCGCCCCGGTGCCCGCGGGCAGCGCGGGCACCCCGCTGCCGGAGGGCAGTTCGGGCACCCCGATCCCGGCGGGCAGCGCAGGGACACCGCTGCCCGAGGCCGCCGCTGCCGCCGCGCCGGCCAGCCCGGCACCGGTTCCCGCCGCCGTCGCACCGGCCCCGCAGGGCAGTTCCGGGACACCGCTTCCGGCGGGCAGCAGCGGTACTCCTGCCGCGGAGCAGGCGCCCGCCACGACCACCGTCGTGGTGCCGCCACCGGCCTGA
- a CDS encoding MaoC family dehydratase yields the protein MPINLDEAIGAELDPVEFSWSSSDIQLYHLGLGAGADPMDRRELRYLTDGTPQVLPTFGNVAQSFHMTEPPAVKFPGIDIELSKVLHASEAVTVPGPIPAAGTGVAVTRFTEIWDKGKAAVIWSETEVKDPDGTLLWTQKRSIFARGEGGFGGDRGPSGSAAAPERAPDIELSLPTSPQQALLYRMCGDRNPLHSDPDFAAAAGFPRPILHGLCTYGMTCKALVDNLLDGEVSGLKSYGARMAGVVFPGETLRISVWKNSGDGQAGYSAVVTAPERDDAVALAGVEFVPV from the coding sequence GTGCCCATCAACCTCGACGAGGCCATCGGCGCCGAACTCGACCCCGTCGAGTTCTCCTGGAGCAGCAGCGACATCCAGCTCTACCACCTCGGCCTCGGCGCGGGCGCCGACCCGATGGACAGGCGCGAGTTGCGCTACCTGACCGACGGCACACCGCAGGTGCTGCCGACGTTCGGCAATGTGGCGCAGAGCTTTCACATGACCGAGCCGCCGGCGGTGAAGTTCCCCGGCATCGACATCGAGTTGAGCAAGGTGCTGCACGCCAGCGAGGCGGTCACCGTCCCCGGCCCGATCCCTGCTGCGGGTACCGGCGTCGCCGTCACCCGGTTCACCGAGATCTGGGACAAGGGCAAGGCCGCGGTCATCTGGTCCGAGACCGAGGTGAAAGATCCCGACGGCACGCTGCTGTGGACCCAGAAGCGGTCGATCTTCGCCCGCGGCGAGGGCGGTTTCGGCGGCGATCGCGGTCCGTCGGGGTCGGCTGCGGCGCCGGAGCGCGCGCCCGACATCGAGCTGTCGCTGCCGACCTCACCGCAGCAGGCACTGCTCTACCGGATGTGCGGAGACCGCAATCCGCTGCACTCGGACCCGGATTTCGCTGCAGCAGCGGGCTTTCCGCGGCCCATCCTGCACGGACTGTGCACCTACGGCATGACGTGCAAGGCGCTGGTCGACAACCTGCTCGACGGCGAGGTCAGCGGGCTGAAGTCCTACGGCGCGCGGATGGCCGGCGTGGTGTTCCCCGGCGAGACCCTGCGGATCAGCGTCTGGAAGAACTCCGGTGACGGACAGGCCGGCTACTCCGCGGTGGTCACCGCCCCGGAGCGCGACGACGCGGTCGCCCTGGCCGGGGTCGAGTTCGTTCCCGTCTGA
- the kstD gene encoding 3-oxosteroid 1-dehydrogenase gives MFYMTEQEYDVVVVGSGAAGMVAALTAAHQGLSTIVVEKAPHYGGSTARSGGGVWIPNNEVLKRDGVSDTREAARTYLHAIIGDVVPSEKIDTYLDRGPEMLSFVLKHSPLKLCWVPNYSDYYPESPGGKATGRSVEPKPFDAKKLGSDMKGLEPPYGKVPLNVVVMQQDYVRLNQLKRHPRGVLRSLKVGARTMWAQATGKNLVGMGRALIAPLRIGLKEAGVPVRLNTAMTDLYVEDGVVRGIYVRNTEDPESAEPQLIRARRGVILGSGGFEHNEQMRVKYQRAPITTEWTVGAVANTGDGILAAEKLGAALDVMEDAWWGPTVPLVGAPWFALSERNSPGSIIVNMNGKRFMNESMPYVEACHHMYGGQYGQGQGPGENIPAWLVFDQQYRDRYIFAGLQPGQRIPNKWIESGVIVKAATLAELAAKTGLPTDAFTATVERFNGFARTGVDEDFKRGQSAYDRYYGDPTNKPNPNLGEISHAPFYAAKMVPGDLGTKGGVVTDTHGRALRDDGSVIEGLYAAGNVSAPVMGHTYPGPGGTIGPAMTFGYLAALDLAGKE, from the coding sequence GTGTTCTACATGACGGAGCAGGAGTATGACGTCGTCGTGGTGGGCAGCGGTGCCGCGGGCATGGTCGCCGCCCTCACCGCCGCTCATCAGGGACTCTCGACGATAGTCGTCGAGAAGGCCCCGCACTACGGTGGTTCCACCGCCCGCTCGGGCGGCGGGGTGTGGATTCCGAACAACGAGGTGTTGAAGCGGGACGGGGTGAGCGACACCCGCGAGGCCGCACGCACCTACCTGCACGCGATCATCGGTGACGTGGTGCCGTCCGAGAAGATCGACACCTATCTCGACCGGGGCCCCGAGATGCTGTCGTTCGTGCTGAAGCACTCACCGCTGAAGTTGTGCTGGGTGCCGAACTACTCCGACTACTACCCCGAGTCGCCGGGCGGCAAGGCCACCGGACGGTCGGTGGAGCCCAAGCCGTTCGACGCCAAGAAGCTCGGTTCCGACATGAAAGGCCTCGAGCCGCCCTACGGCAAGGTGCCGCTCAACGTCGTGGTCATGCAGCAGGACTACGTGCGGCTCAACCAGCTCAAGCGGCATCCGCGCGGCGTGCTGCGCAGCCTGAAGGTCGGCGCCCGCACGATGTGGGCACAGGCGACGGGCAAGAACCTGGTCGGCATGGGCCGCGCACTCATCGCGCCGCTGCGCATCGGCCTGAAGGAGGCCGGCGTCCCGGTCCGGCTGAACACCGCGATGACCGACCTGTATGTCGAGGACGGTGTTGTCCGAGGCATCTACGTGCGTAACACCGAAGATCCGGAAAGCGCTGAGCCGCAATTGATCCGGGCCCGCCGCGGGGTGATCCTCGGCAGCGGCGGATTCGAGCACAACGAGCAGATGCGGGTCAAGTACCAGCGCGCACCCATCACCACCGAGTGGACCGTCGGCGCGGTGGCCAACACCGGCGACGGCATCCTCGCCGCCGAGAAGCTGGGCGCCGCACTCGACGTCATGGAGGACGCGTGGTGGGGGCCGACGGTGCCGCTGGTCGGGGCGCCGTGGTTCGCGCTGTCGGAGCGTAACTCCCCGGGCTCGATCATCGTCAACATGAACGGCAAGCGGTTCATGAACGAGTCGATGCCCTACGTGGAGGCGTGCCACCACATGTACGGCGGCCAGTACGGGCAGGGGCAGGGGCCCGGCGAGAACATCCCGGCCTGGCTGGTGTTCGACCAGCAGTACCGGGATCGGTACATCTTCGCCGGACTGCAACCGGGACAACGGATTCCGAACAAGTGGATAGAATCCGGCGTGATCGTCAAGGCCGCCACCCTCGCCGAGCTGGCCGCCAAGACGGGCCTGCCCACCGATGCCTTCACCGCCACCGTCGAGCGCTTCAACGGCTTCGCCCGCACCGGAGTCGACGAGGACTTCAAGCGCGGACAGAGCGCGTACGACCGCTACTACGGCGATCCGACGAACAAGCCGAATCCGAACCTCGGCGAGATCAGCCACGCACCGTTCTACGCCGCCAAGATGGTTCCCGGCGATCTGGGCACCAAGGGCGGCGTCGTCACCGACACCCACGGCCGCGCGCTGCGCGACGACGGCTCGGTCATCGAAGGCCTCTACGCCGCGGGTAACGTCAGCGCACCCGTGATGGGCCACACCTATCCGGGTCCGGGCGGCACCATCGGCCCGGCCATGACGTTCGGCTATCTGGCGGCACTCGACCTCGCCGGCAAGGAGTAG
- a CDS encoding 2-keto-4-pentenoate hydratase: MLPAHTREKLAAELAEAERTREPISPLTERHPDIDVVDAYEIQLINIRSKIAGGARVIGHKVGLSSEAMQKMMNVDEPDYGHLLDDMEVFEDRPVESAKYLYPRVEVEVGFILSDDLPGAGCTEDDVLAATAAFAPAIELIDTRITNWQIKLCDTIADNASSAGWMLGEARVSPKDVDIRAIDAVLTNNGETVAEGRSDAVLGNPVTAVAWLARKVESFGVRLRAGDIVLPGSCTRAIDAPPGSHFVADFSGLGSVRLDFE; this comes from the coding sequence ATGTTGCCCGCGCACACGCGCGAGAAGCTCGCCGCCGAGCTGGCCGAGGCCGAGCGAACCCGCGAACCCATCTCCCCGCTGACCGAGCGGCACCCCGACATCGACGTCGTCGACGCCTACGAGATCCAGCTGATCAACATCCGGTCGAAGATCGCCGGCGGCGCCCGGGTGATCGGGCACAAGGTGGGCCTCTCGTCGGAGGCGATGCAGAAGATGATGAACGTCGACGAGCCGGACTACGGGCATCTGCTCGACGACATGGAGGTCTTCGAGGATCGCCCGGTCGAGTCGGCGAAGTACCTGTATCCGCGGGTCGAGGTGGAGGTCGGGTTCATCCTGTCCGACGATCTACCCGGCGCGGGATGCACCGAGGACGACGTGCTGGCGGCGACGGCCGCTTTCGCGCCGGCCATCGAGCTCATCGACACCCGGATCACCAACTGGCAGATCAAGTTGTGCGACACGATCGCCGACAACGCGTCGTCGGCGGGGTGGATGCTCGGTGAGGCGCGGGTGTCCCCGAAGGATGTGGATATCCGCGCGATCGACGCGGTGCTCACCAACAACGGCGAGACCGTCGCCGAAGGGCGCAGCGACGCGGTGCTGGGCAATCCGGTCACCGCGGTGGCCTGGCTTGCCCGCAAGGTCGAGAGTTTCGGGGTGCGTCTGCGTGCCGGGGACATCGTGCTGCCGGGGTCGTGCACGCGTGCGATAGATGCACCCCCCGGCAGCCATTTCGTCGCCGACTTCAGCGGGTTAGGTTCAGTACGACTGGATTTCGAATAG
- a CDS encoding acetaldehyde dehydrogenase (acetylating), producing the protein MAGNKATVAIVGSGNISTDLLYKLLRSEWLEPRWMIGIDPESDGLARARKLGLETSHEGVDWLLARDEMPDMVFEATSAYVHRDAAPRYAEAGIRAVDLTPAAVGPGVIPPANLREHLDAPNVNMVTCGGQATIPIVYAVSRVVGVPYAEIVASVSSASAGPGTRANIDEFTKTTSAGVQHIGGAQRGKAIIILNPADPPMIMRDTIFCAIPEDADHAAITASIKDVVAEVQTYVPGYRLLNEPQFDEPSMVNGGNHVVTTFIEVEGAGDYLPPYAGNLDIMTAAATKVGEEIAKEVLAATAGGHA; encoded by the coding sequence ATGGCCGGCAACAAAGCGACCGTGGCGATCGTCGGGTCGGGCAACATCAGCACCGACCTGTTGTACAAGCTTCTTCGTTCGGAGTGGCTGGAGCCACGCTGGATGATCGGCATCGATCCGGAGAGCGATGGCCTGGCCCGGGCGCGCAAGCTCGGGCTGGAGACGTCGCACGAAGGCGTCGACTGGCTGCTGGCCCGCGACGAGATGCCCGACATGGTGTTCGAGGCCACCAGCGCCTACGTCCACCGGGACGCGGCGCCGCGCTACGCCGAGGCGGGTATCCGGGCGGTCGACCTCACACCGGCTGCGGTCGGGCCGGGGGTGATCCCGCCGGCGAATCTGCGCGAGCACCTCGACGCCCCGAACGTGAACATGGTGACCTGCGGTGGGCAGGCGACCATCCCGATCGTCTACGCGGTCAGCCGCGTGGTCGGGGTGCCTTATGCCGAGATCGTGGCCTCGGTGTCCTCGGCATCGGCCGGGCCGGGCACCCGGGCCAACATCGACGAGTTCACCAAGACCACCAGCGCGGGAGTGCAGCACATCGGCGGCGCCCAGCGCGGCAAGGCGATCATCATCCTCAACCCCGCCGATCCACCGATGATCATGCGGGACACCATCTTCTGCGCGATCCCGGAGGACGCCGACCACGCCGCGATCACCGCGTCGATCAAGGATGTGGTGGCCGAGGTGCAGACCTACGTGCCGGGCTACCGGCTGCTCAACGAGCCGCAGTTCGACGAGCCGTCGATGGTCAACGGCGGCAACCACGTCGTCACCACGTTCATCGAAGTGGAGGGTGCGGGCGACTACCTGCCGCCCTACGCTGGAAACCTGGACATCATGACCGCCGCGGCCACCAAGGTGGGCGAGGAGATCGCCAAGGAAGTCCTGGCTGCAACCGCAGGAGGTCACGCATGA
- the dmpG gene encoding 4-hydroxy-2-oxovalerate aldolase, protein MSTDDIYFNPMWDVRMTDTSLRDGSHHKRHQFTKDEVGAIVAALDAAGVPVIEVTHGDGLGGSSFNYGFSKTPEQELIKLAAETAKESKIAFLMLPGVGTKEDIREAQDNGGSICRIATHCTEADVSIQHFGLARELGLETVGFLMMSHTISPEKLAAQARIMADAGCQCVYVVDSAGALVLEGVADRVAALVAELGDDAQVGFHGHENLGLGVANSIEAVRAGAKQIDGSCRRFGAGAGNAPVEALIGVFDKIGVKTGIDFFDIADAAEEVVAPAMPAECLLDRNALIMGYSGVYSSFLKHAIRQSERYGVPAHKLLHRAGQRKLIGGQEDQLIDIALEIKREMDAASAG, encoded by the coding sequence ATGAGTACCGACGACATCTACTTCAACCCGATGTGGGACGTGCGGATGACCGACACGTCGCTGCGCGACGGTTCGCATCACAAGCGGCACCAGTTCACCAAGGACGAGGTCGGCGCGATCGTCGCGGCGCTGGACGCCGCCGGGGTGCCGGTCATCGAGGTGACCCACGGCGACGGCCTGGGCGGGTCGAGCTTCAACTACGGGTTCTCCAAGACACCCGAGCAGGAGCTGATCAAGCTCGCGGCCGAGACCGCGAAAGAGTCCAAGATCGCGTTCCTGATGCTGCCGGGCGTGGGCACCAAGGAGGACATCAGGGAGGCGCAGGACAACGGCGGGTCGATCTGCCGCATCGCCACCCACTGCACCGAGGCCGATGTCTCGATCCAGCACTTCGGGCTGGCCCGGGAACTGGGTCTTGAGACCGTCGGCTTCCTGATGATGAGCCACACCATCTCCCCGGAGAAACTCGCCGCGCAGGCCCGCATCATGGCCGATGCGGGCTGTCAATGCGTGTACGTCGTCGACTCGGCGGGTGCGTTGGTGCTCGAAGGGGTGGCCGACCGGGTCGCGGCATTGGTGGCCGAGCTCGGCGACGACGCCCAGGTGGGTTTTCACGGCCACGAGAACCTCGGCCTGGGCGTCGCCAATTCGATCGAGGCGGTCCGGGCGGGGGCCAAGCAGATCGACGGGTCGTGCCGCCGGTTCGGCGCCGGTGCAGGCAACGCGCCGGTCGAGGCGCTGATCGGGGTGTTCGACAAGATCGGCGTCAAGACGGGCATCGATTTCTTCGACATCGCCGACGCCGCCGAAGAGGTGGTGGCCCCGGCGATGCCCGCAGAGTGCCTGCTGGACCGCAACGCGCTGATCATGGGCTACTCGGGCGTCTACTCGAGCTTCCTCAAGCACGCCATCCGCCAGTCCGAGCGGTACGGAGTGCCTGCGCACAAGCTGCTGCACCGCGCCGGGCAGCGCAAGCTCATCGGTGGCCAGGAAGACCAGCTGATCGACATCGCGTTGGAGATCAAGCGGGAGATGGACGCCGCCTCGGCCGGGTGA
- a CDS encoding hemophore-related protein — protein MTTATTVRRGLFGMFAGGLLAFGSAAIIAPVASAQPAPGPAPAPECAASSVAGTVSTAAASEGAYLTANPQTNEALTQISAQPQPQAKQAYMAFFAENPQVEQQLKAIHEPVSALKDRCGVTVSPTPVAQALWSTDDQAPEVPVTPAPEAPMESETPTA, from the coding sequence GTGACTACCGCTACGACCGTTCGACGTGGACTGTTCGGCATGTTCGCCGGCGGCCTGCTCGCCTTCGGCTCGGCGGCGATCATCGCCCCGGTGGCCAGCGCTCAGCCGGCGCCAGGCCCGGCCCCGGCCCCGGAGTGCGCGGCCAGCAGCGTCGCGGGCACCGTCAGCACGGCAGCAGCGTCTGAGGGCGCCTACCTCACGGCGAACCCGCAGACCAACGAGGCGCTGACGCAGATCTCGGCGCAGCCGCAGCCGCAGGCCAAGCAGGCCTACATGGCGTTCTTCGCCGAGAACCCGCAGGTCGAGCAGCAGCTGAAGGCCATCCATGAGCCGGTCAGTGCGCTGAAGGACCGCTGCGGGGTGACCGTCTCGCCGACCCCGGTGGCCCAGGCGTTGTGGAGCACCGACGACCAGGCGCCCGAGGTTCCGGTGACCCCGGCACCCGAGGCCCCCATGGAGTCGGAGACGCCGACGGCCTAG
- the trhA gene encoding PAQR family membrane homeostasis protein TrhA, with translation MTGLVDVPRARGWIHLCCAVLAVIAGVALLQSAWIATSPGALGAVAVYVAAVVAMFTVSATYHRVRWGSQIAEKWMMRLDHSVIFVFIAASYTPFALLVMPPRVGADVLVIVWTGAAAGVVLKMCWPAAPRWVGVPPYLLLGYVAVAFAEVLLDGAGLTVVVLLVVGGVLYNIGAVLYGVRWPNPWPATFGHHEFFHAFTAAAAACHFAAIWLVVR, from the coding sequence GTGACCGGACTCGTCGACGTTCCGCGCGCACGCGGGTGGATCCACCTGTGCTGCGCGGTGCTCGCCGTCATTGCCGGGGTTGCGCTGTTGCAGTCCGCATGGATCGCGACGTCGCCGGGCGCACTGGGAGCCGTTGCGGTGTACGTGGCGGCCGTCGTGGCCATGTTCACCGTCAGCGCCACCTACCACCGGGTGCGGTGGGGCTCCCAGATTGCCGAGAAGTGGATGATGCGGCTCGACCACTCGGTGATCTTCGTGTTCATCGCGGCCAGCTACACCCCGTTCGCCCTGCTGGTGATGCCGCCCCGCGTCGGCGCCGATGTCCTCGTCATCGTGTGGACCGGCGCCGCGGCCGGGGTGGTGCTCAAGATGTGCTGGCCCGCGGCTCCGCGATGGGTTGGTGTCCCGCCCTATCTGCTGCTCGGCTATGTCGCGGTCGCCTTCGCCGAGGTGTTGCTCGACGGCGCGGGGCTGACGGTGGTGGTTCTGCTGGTCGTCGGCGGGGTGCTCTACAACATCGGCGCCGTTCTCTACGGCGTCCGCTGGCCGAATCCTTGGCCCGCCACGTTCGGTCACCACGAGTTCTTCCACGCCTTCACCGCCGCGGCCGCGGCATGCCACTTCGCCGCCATCTGGCTTGTCGTCCGCTGA